The Globicephala melas chromosome X, mGloMel1.2, whole genome shotgun sequence genome window below encodes:
- the CD40LG gene encoding CD40 ligand, with product MIETYSQPSPRSVATGPPVSMKIFMYLLTVFLITQMIGSALFAVYLHRRLDKIEDERNLHEDFVFMKTIQRCSKGEGSLSLLNCEEIRSRFEDLVTGIMQSKEVKKKEKNFEMHKGDQDPQIAAHVISEASSKTASVLQWAPKGYYTLSTNLVTLENGKQLAVKRQGLYYIYAQVTFCSNRETSSQAPFIASLCLKSPGGSERILLRAANTHSSSKPCGQQSIHLGGVFELQPGASVFVNVTDPSQVSHGTGFTSFGLLKL from the exons ATGATCGAAACGTACAGCCAACCTTCTCCCCGCTCTGTGGCCACTGGACCACCCGTCAGTatgaaaatttttatgtatttactgaCTGTTTTTCTTATCACCCAGATGATTGGGTCAGCGCTTTTTGCTGTGTATCTTCACAGAAGATTGGACAAG ATAGAAGATGAAAGGAATCTTCATGAAGATTTTGTGTTCATGAAAACGATACAGCGTTGCAGCAAAGGAGAGGGGTCCTTATCATTACTGAACTGTGAGGAAATTCGAAGCCGGTTTGAAGACCTGGTCACG GGTATAATGCAAAGCAAAgaagtgaagaagaaagaaaaaaactttgaaatGCACAAAG GTGATCAGGATCCTCAGATCGCGGCACATGTCATCAGTGAGGCCAGTAGTAAAACAGCATCTG TTCTCCAGTGGGCCCCCAAAGGATACTACACCCTAAGCACCAACTTGGTAACCCTCGAAAACGGGAAACAGCTGGCCGTGAAAAGACAAGGACTCTATTACATCTACGCCCAAGTCACCTTCTGCTCCAATCGGGAAACTTCGAGTCAAGCTCCATTTATAGCCAGCCTCTGCCTAAAGTCCCCAGGTGGATCGGAGAGAATCTTACTGAGAGCTGCAAATACCCACAGTTCCTCCAAACCGTGCGGGCAGCAATCCATTCACTTGGGAGGAGTCTTTGAATTGCAACCGGGTGCTTCGGTGTTTGTCAACGTGACTGACCCAAGCCAAGTGAGCCACGGGACTGGCTTCACGTCGTTTGGCTTACTCAAGCTCTGA